In Xanthomonas theicola, a single genomic region encodes these proteins:
- a CDS encoding glutaredoxin family protein, with protein MPLTLYQRDDCRLCDQALLVLAQARVGDLESVFIDADPALEARYGARVPVLRDAAGRELDWPFDAATVGYWRMSAA; from the coding sequence ATGCCCTTGACTTTGTACCAGCGCGACGACTGCCGCCTGTGCGACCAGGCCCTGCTGGTCCTCGCGCAGGCGCGCGTGGGCGATCTCGAAAGCGTATTCATCGATGCCGACCCGGCGCTGGAGGCGCGCTACGGGGCCCGGGTGCCGGTGCTGCGCGACGCAGCGGGGCGCGAACTGGACTGGCCGTTCGATGCCGCCACGGTCGGGTACTGGCGCATGTCGGCGGCCTGA
- a CDS encoding response regulator yields the protein MGGRIQVDSRPGHGACFRAAAAARWQPPPAEPASALPLAQRAQAQAQAQAQARRRILLVEDEPTVAKVMAELLRSRGHQSGLRRAGLEALTEATQSTFDLGLLDLDLPALDGLALARQLRALG from the coding sequence ATGGGCGGGCGCATCCAGGTCGACAGCCGGCCCGGCCATGGCGCGTGCTTCCGGGCGGCGGCTGCCGCTCGCTGGCAGCCGCCGCCGGCCGAGCCCGCGTCGGCGTTGCCGCTGGCGCAGCGGGCGCAGGCGCAGGCGCAGGCGCAGGCGCAGGCGCGGCGGCGGATCCTGCTGGTCGAGGACGAGCCCACCGTGGCCAAGGTGATGGCCGAGCTGCTGCGCAGCCGCGGCCACCAGAGTGGTCTGCGCCGCGCAGGCCTGGAGGCGCTGACCGAGGCGACCCAGTCCACGTTCGATCTGGGCCTGCTCGACCTGGACCTGCCGGCGCTCGACGGTCTTGCGCTGGCGCGGCAACTGCGCGCGCTCGGCTAG
- a CDS encoding YceI family protein — MSPRVASPAPAVAASLVAMLAAAPAFAADYVQAPGSSLVFASKYDGEVFTGQFPGFDTKLSFDPANLPASRLEVSIPLAGAKSGNADRDSTLQGADFFNVAKFATARYRADKFRALGNNQYAADGILDLRGVSKPVTLTFTWTPGAQPVLAGKALLKRLDFGVGGGDWADTKTIPNETAISTKVVLKAK, encoded by the coding sequence ATGTCGCCCCGTGTCGCCTCCCCCGCCCCCGCCGTCGCCGCCAGCCTGGTGGCGATGCTCGCCGCCGCCCCCGCGTTCGCCGCCGACTACGTGCAGGCGCCGGGCTCGAGCCTGGTGTTCGCCAGCAAGTACGACGGCGAAGTGTTCACCGGCCAGTTCCCCGGCTTCGACACCAAACTCAGCTTCGACCCGGCCAACCTGCCGGCGTCCAGGCTCGAGGTCAGCATCCCGCTGGCCGGCGCCAAGAGCGGCAATGCCGACCGCGACTCCACGCTGCAGGGCGCGGATTTCTTCAACGTCGCCAAGTTCGCCACCGCCCGCTACCGCGCCGACAAGTTCCGTGCGCTCGGCAACAACCAATACGCCGCCGACGGCATCCTGGACCTGCGCGGCGTGTCCAAGCCGGTGACCCTGACCTTCACCTGGACCCCGGGCGCACAGCCGGTGCTGGCCGGCAAGGCGCTGCTCAAGCGCCTGGACTTCGGCGTCGGCGGCGGCGACTGGGCCGACACCAAGACCATCCCCAACGAAACCGCGATCAGCACCAAGGTCGTGCTCAAGGCGAAGTGA
- the mdtD gene encoding multidrug transporter subunit MdtD: protein MSAPSPDLLSAPNDRRFRPLLWLVSLAIFMQMLDATIVNTALPAMARSLGESPLQMQSVVFSYALAVAMFIPASGWIADRYGTRRTFLAAIVLFTLGSLLCAAAPRLPYLVAARVLQGIGGAMLLPVGRLAVMRSVSREQFLSAMSFIALPALIGPLVGPTLGGWLVQVASWHWVFLINLPIGAIGLAAALKVMPDFHGEQRTRFDLVGYAMLAFAMVALSLALDGISELGLRHAFVMLLAIAGLAALIGYWLHAANAPAALFPLRLFKVISFRIGILGNLFARVGSGSMPLLIPLLLQVGLGMSPMHAGLMMVPVALAGMAAKRVAVQLVERYGYRRVLMANTVLLGTAMSSFVLFEAGQALGWRLLQLALFGAVNSLQFTVMNTVTLRDLDRDQASAGNGLLSMVMMLATGFGAAAAGSLLAAFNDHLGDTHGATAALHATFVCVGAITLTSTLIFWQLPDTRPHPQRVEEVAE from the coding sequence ATGTCCGCGCCCTCCCCCGATCTGCTCTCGGCTCCGAATGACCGCCGTTTCCGGCCGCTGCTGTGGCTGGTGTCGCTGGCCATCTTCATGCAGATGCTGGACGCCACCATCGTCAACACCGCGCTGCCGGCGATGGCGCGCAGCCTGGGCGAGAGTCCGCTGCAGATGCAGTCGGTGGTGTTCAGCTATGCGCTGGCGGTGGCGATGTTCATCCCGGCCTCGGGCTGGATCGCCGACCGCTACGGCACGCGCCGCACCTTCCTGGCCGCGATCGTGCTGTTCACCCTCGGCTCGCTGCTGTGCGCCGCCGCACCGCGCCTGCCCTACCTGGTCGCCGCGCGGGTGCTGCAGGGCATCGGCGGGGCGATGCTGCTGCCGGTCGGGCGGCTGGCGGTGATGCGCTCGGTGTCGCGCGAGCAGTTCCTGAGCGCGATGAGCTTCATCGCGCTCCCGGCGCTGATCGGGCCGCTGGTGGGGCCGACCCTGGGCGGTTGGCTGGTGCAGGTGGCCTCATGGCACTGGGTGTTCCTGATCAACCTGCCGATCGGCGCGATCGGCTTGGCCGCGGCGCTGAAGGTGATGCCCGACTTCCACGGCGAGCAGCGCACGCGCTTCGACCTGGTCGGCTACGCGATGCTGGCCTTCGCGATGGTCGCGCTGTCGCTGGCGCTGGACGGGATCTCCGAGCTGGGCCTGCGCCATGCGTTCGTGATGCTGCTGGCGATCGCCGGCCTGGCCGCGCTGATCGGCTATTGGCTGCACGCGGCCAATGCGCCGGCGGCGCTGTTCCCGCTGCGCTTGTTCAAGGTGATCAGCTTCCGCATCGGCATCCTCGGCAACCTGTTCGCGCGCGTGGGCAGCGGCAGCATGCCGTTGCTGATCCCGCTGCTGCTGCAGGTCGGCCTGGGCATGAGCCCGATGCATGCGGGGCTGATGATGGTCCCGGTGGCGCTGGCCGGCATGGCCGCCAAGCGCGTGGCAGTGCAGCTGGTGGAACGCTACGGCTATCGCCGGGTGCTGATGGCCAACACCGTGCTGCTCGGCACGGCGATGTCCAGCTTCGTGCTGTTCGAGGCCGGTCAGGCACTGGGCTGGCGGCTGCTGCAACTGGCGCTGTTCGGCGCGGTCAACTCGCTGCAGTTCACGGTCATGAACACGGTGACGCTACGCGACCTGGACCGCGACCAGGCCAGCGCCGGCAACGGCCTGCTGTCGATGGTGATGATGCTCGCCACCGGTTTCGGCGCGGCCGCCGCCGGCAGCCTGCTGGCCGCGTTCAACGACCATCTCGGCGATACCCACGGCGCCACCGCCGCGCTGCACGCCACCTTCGTCTGCGTCGGCGCGATCACCCTGACCTCGACCCTGATCTTCTGGCAACTGCCGGATACGCGGCCGCATCCGCAACGGGTGGAGGAAGTGGCGGAGTAG
- a CDS encoding VOC family protein translates to MNPISYFEIPVHDLERAIAFYGAVFGHAFERTDVDGNAMAFFPYAPDRPGASGALAQGDSYLPGKSGARLYFAVHDIQATLDKAVGAGGRVLYPPTQVGAFGEVAEIEDSEGNCIALHATPPAPDTAQ, encoded by the coding sequence ATGAATCCCATCAGCTATTTCGAAATCCCGGTGCACGACCTGGAACGCGCGATCGCCTTCTACGGTGCGGTGTTCGGCCATGCGTTCGAACGCACCGACGTGGACGGCAACGCCATGGCGTTCTTCCCGTACGCGCCGGACCGACCGGGCGCCAGCGGCGCGCTGGCGCAGGGCGACAGCTACCTGCCGGGCAAATCCGGCGCGCGCCTGTACTTCGCGGTGCACGACATCCAGGCCACCTTGGACAAAGCGGTCGGTGCGGGAGGCCGCGTGCTCTACCCGCCGACGCAGGTCGGCGCATTCGGCGAAGTGGCGGAAATCGAGGATTCCGAAGGCAACTGCATCGCCCTGCACGCGACACCGCCTGCACCCGATACCGCGCAGTGA
- a CDS encoding hybrid sensor histidine kinase/response regulator, with product MRSRSILGWWLLLWSAVAAAAVPPTPQPRQLTVADGLPSNSINGFAEDQLGYLWLASSDGLARFDGRGYRIWRVEDGLRDNKIWTVHVDAQNRVWFGTQNAGMGMLSADRRTFRYYDRSNFPQIGGATVWAITSTPDGSIWFGTANGGLNRLQPNGTLRRYMPTPGDVRSLPSPAVTFLATTPDGTLWAGTRGGLARWTGRDFERLPASALPRPEVQGLTPERDGALWVSSQGGVRLLRADGSVVAPYWRNMPGESVLAMLVHDRHGSRWFDTLDGLGREGDAGEIRNVPLYSSSAHGLVKPNWALAFEDREGDLWFASFNAGLWYLPANWRQFSVLSHRVDDPASMGNPYVIATAASADGGVWLAGTRGVLDKLDPATGTVRHHILTMFGRGWPRAIVEDDQGRVWAATLGSVLRYDPVTGEVRRWGKADGADAPLSGEIERMALGRDGRVWVFGEVAGVQVRDLEGRVLRTIAPGGGGLPLELTVEDAKPGPSGQPWLLGRHGVLAWNAARERFEPVPGAPVRALSAFTITDGNVVWLASVGRLERYLWDGERLSLLDRIDGEHEFPSLAPNGLVVDASGVAWMSSERGLLRVDPASNAIRSYGVHDGLPNQEFRVQTLIQARSGQILGGTPDGVVLFEPAQVVPSRRQPPLVIERIGVRRGDRALDLLHAGRIALQEGDRDLHIVARLLSFSDTDANTYRFRLSGYDPDWVDVGASGERLFSRLPAGHYTLETQARTADKVWSKVTTLRFRVLPPWWRSPWGLAGLALLALLALWLASSLYRRRLRRRNAWQLALHKQELAEQASLAKTRFLATLGHEVRTPMTGVLGMSELLLATPLDPRQRGYTESIRRAGTHLLRLVNDALDLARIEAGRLDLDQQPFDLGQLIAELEAMMAPMAHRRGLAFALDNAMPTEVTASGDATRVRQILLNLLNNAIKFTDHGRVALRIAPLHDNQGVRFEVADSGPGINAEQQARLFQRFEQADGSRTAARYGGSGLGLAICQELAVAMGGRIELHSRLGVGTRFVVDLPLPWIPTPLQRGTRGEREAPTATQPLRILLVEDDPTVAEVISGLLSARGHQITHAAHALAALTDVAASVFDVGLLDLDLPGLDGLALARQLRVFGYEMPLIAVTARADADAESHARAAGFDDFLRKPVTGDMLVEAIEAAMKRDAGRGTGDLGPGNGSRDGA from the coding sequence ATGCGGTCGAGAAGCATCTTGGGATGGTGGCTGCTGCTGTGGTCGGCGGTCGCTGCCGCGGCGGTGCCGCCGACGCCGCAGCCGCGCCAGCTGACCGTGGCCGACGGATTGCCGTCCAACAGCATCAACGGCTTCGCCGAGGACCAGCTTGGCTACCTGTGGCTGGCCAGCAGCGACGGCCTGGCGCGGTTCGACGGACGCGGCTACCGCATCTGGCGGGTCGAGGACGGGCTGCGCGACAACAAGATCTGGACCGTCCACGTCGATGCGCAGAACCGGGTCTGGTTCGGCACCCAGAATGCCGGCATGGGCATGCTGTCGGCGGACCGGCGCACGTTCCGCTACTACGACCGCAGCAACTTCCCACAGATCGGCGGCGCCACGGTCTGGGCGATCACCTCCACGCCGGACGGCAGCATCTGGTTCGGCACCGCCAACGGCGGCCTGAACCGGCTGCAGCCGAACGGCACGCTGCGCCGCTACATGCCGACGCCGGGCGACGTGCGCAGCCTGCCGTCGCCGGCGGTGACCTTCCTGGCGACCACGCCCGACGGCACCCTGTGGGCCGGCACGCGCGGCGGCCTGGCGCGCTGGACCGGACGCGATTTCGAGCGGCTGCCGGCCTCGGCGCTGCCGCGGCCGGAGGTGCAGGGGCTGACCCCAGAGCGCGACGGCGCGCTGTGGGTGTCCAGCCAGGGCGGGGTGCGTCTGCTGCGCGCCGACGGCAGCGTGGTGGCGCCATACTGGCGCAACATGCCCGGCGAGAGCGTGCTGGCGATGCTGGTCCACGACCGCCACGGCAGCCGCTGGTTCGATACGCTGGACGGCCTGGGCCGCGAAGGCGACGCCGGCGAGATCCGCAACGTGCCGCTGTACAGCAGTTCCGCGCACGGACTGGTCAAGCCCAACTGGGCGCTGGCGTTCGAGGACCGCGAGGGCGATCTGTGGTTCGCCAGCTTCAACGCCGGCCTGTGGTACCTGCCGGCCAACTGGCGGCAGTTCTCGGTGCTGTCCCACCGGGTCGACGATCCGGCGTCGATGGGCAATCCCTACGTCATCGCCACCGCCGCCTCGGCCGATGGCGGGGTGTGGCTGGCGGGCACGCGCGGCGTGCTGGACAAGCTCGACCCGGCCACCGGCACGGTGCGCCACCACATCCTGACCATGTTCGGGCGGGGGTGGCCGCGTGCCATCGTCGAGGACGACCAGGGCCGGGTCTGGGCGGCGACGCTGGGGTCGGTGCTGCGTTACGACCCGGTCACCGGCGAGGTGCGGCGCTGGGGCAAGGCGGACGGCGCGGATGCGCCGCTGTCCGGCGAGATCGAGCGGATGGCGCTCGGCCGCGACGGACGTGTGTGGGTCTTCGGCGAAGTCGCCGGCGTACAGGTGCGCGACCTGGAGGGCCGCGTGTTGCGCACCATCGCCCCGGGCGGCGGTGGGCTGCCGTTGGAGCTGACCGTGGAAGACGCCAAGCCCGGTCCGTCGGGCCAGCCGTGGCTGCTCGGCCGGCATGGCGTGCTGGCCTGGAACGCGGCCCGCGAGCGTTTCGAGCCGGTGCCGGGCGCGCCGGTGCGGGCGCTGAGCGCCTTCACCATCACCGACGGCAACGTGGTCTGGCTGGCCAGCGTCGGTCGCCTGGAACGCTACCTGTGGGACGGCGAGCGGCTGAGCCTTCTCGACCGCATCGACGGCGAGCACGAGTTCCCGTCGCTGGCGCCGAACGGGTTGGTGGTCGATGCCAGCGGCGTGGCCTGGATGAGCAGCGAGCGCGGGCTGCTCCGGGTCGACCCGGCGAGCAACGCGATCCGCTCCTACGGCGTGCACGACGGCCTGCCCAACCAGGAGTTCCGCGTGCAGACGCTGATCCAGGCGCGCAGCGGGCAGATCCTCGGCGGCACCCCGGATGGCGTGGTGTTGTTCGAGCCGGCCCAGGTGGTGCCGTCGCGGCGGCAGCCGCCGTTGGTCATCGAGCGCATCGGGGTGCGCCGCGGCGACCGCGCGCTGGATCTGCTGCATGCCGGCCGTATCGCCCTGCAGGAAGGCGACCGCGACCTGCACATCGTCGCGCGCCTGCTGTCGTTCTCCGATACCGACGCCAATACCTACCGGTTCCGGCTCAGCGGCTACGACCCGGACTGGGTCGATGTCGGCGCCAGCGGCGAGCGCCTGTTCTCGCGCCTGCCCGCGGGCCACTACACCCTGGAGACGCAGGCGCGCACCGCCGACAAAGTGTGGTCGAAAGTCACCACGCTGCGCTTCCGGGTGCTGCCGCCGTGGTGGCGCAGCCCCTGGGGCCTGGCCGGGCTGGCCTTGCTGGCGCTGCTGGCGCTGTGGCTGGCCTCGTCCCTGTACCGGCGCCGCCTGCGCCGGCGCAATGCGTGGCAACTGGCGCTGCACAAGCAGGAACTGGCCGAGCAGGCGTCGCTGGCCAAGACCCGCTTCCTGGCCACGCTCGGGCACGAGGTGCGCACGCCGATGACCGGCGTGCTGGGCATGAGCGAGCTGCTGCTGGCCACGCCGCTGGATCCCAGGCAGCGCGGCTACACCGAATCGATCCGCCGCGCCGGCACCCACCTGTTGCGTCTGGTCAACGATGCGCTGGACCTGGCGCGGATCGAGGCCGGGCGCCTGGATCTGGACCAGCAGCCGTTCGACCTCGGCCAACTGATCGCCGAACTGGAAGCGATGATGGCGCCGATGGCGCACCGCCGCGGCCTGGCCTTCGCCCTGGACAACGCGATGCCCACCGAGGTGACCGCCAGCGGCGACGCGACGCGGGTGCGGCAGATCCTGTTGAACCTGCTCAACAACGCGATCAAGTTCACCGACCACGGCCGCGTGGCCTTGCGCATCGCCCCGCTGCACGACAACCAGGGCGTGCGCTTCGAGGTCGCCGACAGCGGCCCGGGCATCAACGCCGAGCAGCAGGCGCGGCTGTTCCAGCGCTTCGAGCAGGCCGATGGCTCGCGCACCGCCGCCCGCTACGGCGGCAGCGGCCTGGGCCTGGCGATCTGTCAGGAACTGGCGGTGGCGATGGGCGGGCGCATCGAGCTGCACAGCAGGCTCGGCGTCGGCACCCGTTTCGTCGTCGACCTGCCGCTGCCGTGGATCCCGACACCGCTGCAGCGCGGCACGCGCGGCGAGCGCGAGGCGCCGACCGCGACGCAACCGCTGCGCATCCTGCTGGTCGAGGACGACCCCACCGTGGCCGAGGTCATCAGCGGGCTGCTGAGCGCGCGCGGCCACCAGATCACCCACGCCGCGCACGCGCTGGCGGCGCTGACCGACGTGGCCGCCAGCGTCTTCGACGTGGGCCTGCTGGACCTGGACCTGCCCGGCCTGGACGGCCTGGCGCTGGCGCGGCAACTGCGCGTGTTCGGTTACGAGATGCCGCTGATCGCGGTCACCGCTCGCGCCGACGCCGACGCCGAATCGCACGCGCGCGCCGCCGGCTTCGACGACTTCCTGCGCAAACCGGTCACCGGGGACATGTTGGTCGAGGCGATCGAGGCGGCGATGAAGCGGGACGCGGGACGCGGGACTGGGGACCTGGGACCCGGGAACGGCAGCCGCGACGGCGCTTGA
- a CDS encoding YceI family protein: MLQRRLRLLLLLPTLPTAALAAPAQYALDPVHTRVLFAIEHAGFSKALGTVSGSTGTLLFDPDDWRSARLEARVPLQRLDLGEDKWNRAALARNLVDGERYPEARFVSTRIEPIDTTHARVFGNLTLRGVSREIVLEVTLNALKRHPLPPFRRTAGFSATATLQRADFGIDAWPSVIGAAVELRIEAEATRVGRADADPAQPAAPALDADPDALTTSPSPSQESTP; the protein is encoded by the coding sequence ATGCTCCAGCGCCGCCTCCGCCTCCTGCTCCTGCTGCCGACCTTGCCGACCGCCGCGCTGGCGGCCCCGGCGCAGTACGCCCTGGACCCGGTGCACACCCGCGTGCTGTTCGCGATCGAGCATGCCGGCTTCTCCAAGGCGCTGGGCACCGTCTCCGGCAGCACCGGCACCCTGCTGTTCGACCCGGACGACTGGCGCAGCGCGCGGCTGGAGGCGCGGGTGCCGCTGCAGCGGCTGGACCTGGGCGAGGACAAATGGAACCGCGCCGCGCTGGCGCGCAACCTGGTCGACGGCGAGCGCTATCCCGAGGCGCGGTTCGTCTCCACCCGGATCGAGCCAATCGACACCACCCACGCAAGGGTGTTCGGCAATCTGACCCTACGCGGGGTCAGCCGCGAGATCGTCCTGGAGGTGACCCTCAACGCGCTGAAACGGCATCCGCTGCCGCCGTTCCGCCGCACCGCGGGCTTTTCCGCCACCGCCACGCTGCAGCGCGCCGACTTCGGCATCGACGCCTGGCCATCGGTGATCGGCGCGGCGGTCGAGCTGCGCATCGAGGCCGAGGCCACCCGCGTCGGCCGCGCCGACGCCGACCCGGCGCAACCGGCCGCCCCCGCGCTCGACGCCGATCCCGATGCCCTCACCACCTCGCCCAGCCCCAGCCAGGAATCCACACCATGA
- a CDS encoding sensor histidine kinase, producing MSGYGRPWVAVGAAGERTLPPLPAGEHVFEVQVRTRNGAWSPTRRLPFRVYPPWRRSVWGTAGLLAAALLLGLLCAYRRRLRRQHAWQLALHKQEVAEQASLAKTRFLVTLGHEVRMPMSGVLGMSELPLAMPLDPGQRGYTESLRHAGTHLLHFVDGAPDLVRIEAGRLQLERLPFALQTLIADVVNLMAPLAQARGRRFECHDACRAR from the coding sequence CTGTCCGGCTACGGCCGTCCCTGGGTCGCGGTCGGCGCCGCCGGCGAGCGCACGCTGCCGCCGCTGCCGGCCGGCGAGCACGTGTTCGAGGTGCAGGTGCGCACCCGCAACGGCGCCTGGTCGCCCACGCGGCGGCTGCCGTTCCGGGTCTATCCGCCGTGGCGGCGCAGCGTCTGGGGCACCGCCGGACTGCTCGCCGCCGCGCTGCTGCTGGGCTTGCTGTGCGCCTACCGCCGCCGCCTGCGTCGCCAGCATGCCTGGCAGCTGGCGCTGCACAAGCAGGAAGTGGCCGAACAGGCGTCGCTGGCCAAGACGCGCTTCCTGGTCACGCTCGGGCACGAGGTGCGTATGCCGATGAGCGGCGTGCTCGGGATGAGCGAGCTGCCGCTGGCCATGCCGCTGGATCCCGGGCAGCGCGGCTACACCGAATCGCTCCGCCACGCCGGCACCCACTTGCTGCACTTTGTCGACGGCGCGCCGGACCTGGTGCGGATCGAGGCCGGGCGTCTGCAACTGGAACGGCTGCCGTTCGCGCTGCAGACGCTGATCGCCGACGTGGTGAACCTGATGGCGCCGCTGGCGCAGGCGCGCGGGCGGCGCTTCGAATGCCACGACGCCTGCCGGGCGCGGTGA
- a CDS encoding L-serine ammonia-lyase, which translates to MAVSTFDLFKIGIGPSSSHTVGPMRAAERFVHRWLLDPGRLHDVVRLRAEVFGSLALTGRGHGTDKALLLGLEGQRPDLIDPDIIPGTLERIRGSKRINLMGLHTIAFDEKRDLAMNKRQKLPYHTNGMRFTAYAADDAVIATRDYYSVGGGFVVNQDDAADDRIVADETPLPYPFLSGEELLAQCARSGLSIAALMFENEKSWRSEDAIRDGLRALWAAMQRCVARGIREEGTLPGGLHVSRRAPSLYRELSSQPEAAMRDPLTTLDWVNLYALAVNEENAAGGRVVTAPTNGAAGIIPAVLHYLDRFCPSSEQRIFDFLLTAAAIGILYKENASLSGAEVGCQGEVGVACSMAAGGLVAALGGNPGQIENAAEIGMEHNLGLTCDPIGGLVQIPCIERNAMGAVKAINASRMAMRGDGKHKVSLDKVIRTMRDTGRDMQDKYKETSRGGLAVNVIEC; encoded by the coding sequence ATGGCTGTCAGCACCTTCGACCTGTTCAAGATCGGCATCGGGCCCAGTTCCTCGCATACCGTGGGGCCGATGCGTGCGGCCGAGCGCTTCGTGCACCGCTGGCTGCTGGATCCTGGCCGGCTGCATGACGTGGTGCGGCTCCGCGCCGAGGTGTTCGGCTCGCTGGCGCTGACCGGGCGCGGCCACGGCACCGACAAGGCGCTGTTGCTGGGCCTGGAGGGCCAGCGCCCGGACCTGATCGACCCGGACATCATCCCGGGCACGCTGGAACGCATCCGCGGCAGCAAGCGCATCAATCTGATGGGCCTGCACACCATCGCCTTCGACGAGAAACGCGACCTGGCGATGAACAAGCGCCAAAAGCTGCCGTACCACACCAACGGCATGCGTTTCACCGCCTACGCCGCCGACGATGCGGTGATCGCCACGCGCGACTACTACTCGGTCGGCGGCGGCTTCGTGGTCAACCAGGACGATGCCGCCGACGACCGCATCGTCGCCGACGAGACCCCGCTGCCGTATCCGTTCCTCAGTGGCGAGGAGCTGCTGGCGCAGTGCGCGCGCAGCGGCCTGAGCATCGCCGCACTGATGTTCGAGAACGAGAAGAGCTGGCGCAGCGAGGACGCGATCCGCGACGGCCTGCGCGCGCTGTGGGCGGCGATGCAGCGCTGCGTGGCGCGCGGCATCCGCGAGGAAGGCACGCTGCCCGGCGGGCTGCACGTCTCGCGGCGCGCGCCGTCGCTGTACCGCGAGCTGTCCTCCCAGCCGGAAGCGGCGATGCGCGATCCGCTGACCACGCTGGACTGGGTCAACCTGTACGCGCTGGCGGTCAACGAGGAGAACGCCGCCGGCGGCCGCGTGGTCACCGCCCCGACCAACGGCGCGGCCGGCATCATCCCGGCGGTGCTGCACTACTTGGACCGCTTCTGCCCCAGCAGCGAGCAGCGCATCTTCGACTTCCTGCTCACCGCCGCGGCGATCGGCATCCTGTACAAGGAGAACGCCTCGCTCTCCGGCGCCGAGGTCGGCTGCCAGGGCGAGGTCGGCGTGGCCTGCTCGATGGCCGCCGGCGGCCTGGTCGCCGCGCTCGGCGGCAACCCCGGCCAGATCGAGAACGCCGCCGAGATCGGCATGGAACACAACCTCGGGCTGACCTGCGACCCGATCGGCGGCCTGGTGCAGATCCCCTGCATCGAGCGCAACGCGATGGGCGCGGTCAAGGCCATCAACGCCAGCCGCATGGCGATGCGCGGCGACGGCAAGCACAAGGTCTCGCTGGACAAGGTCATCCGCACCATGCGCGACACCGGCCGCGACATGCAGGACAAGTACAAGGAAACCAGCCGCGGCGGCCTGGCGGTGAACGTCATCGAGTGCTGA
- a CDS encoding cytochrome b has product MIAKSTAAQNTAERWGGVSQTLHWLIAALILLLGVVGLTMGELPKTPKYFWVYTAHKSLGLTVLALAIARLGWRLYAGAPKPVPGTPGWQQRIASATHVLLYVLIFAMPLSGWLYDSSSGLRPFHWFGLVAVPKLSAPDAQLHELSHAAHEWGFWILVAVVLAHAGAAFYHHLFRRDATLARMLPRGWLRPKS; this is encoded by the coding sequence ATGATCGCCAAGAGCACCGCCGCCCAGAACACCGCAGAGCGTTGGGGCGGCGTCAGCCAGACCCTGCATTGGCTGATCGCCGCGCTGATCCTGCTGCTGGGCGTGGTCGGCCTGACCATGGGCGAACTGCCGAAGACCCCCAAGTACTTCTGGGTCTACACCGCGCACAAATCGCTCGGCCTGACCGTGCTGGCGCTGGCGATTGCGCGGCTGGGCTGGCGCCTGTACGCCGGCGCGCCCAAGCCGGTGCCGGGCACGCCGGGCTGGCAGCAACGCATCGCCAGCGCCACCCACGTGCTGCTGTACGTGCTGATCTTCGCCATGCCGTTGTCCGGCTGGTTGTACGACTCGAGCAGCGGCCTGCGCCCGTTCCACTGGTTCGGCCTGGTTGCCGTGCCCAAGCTCAGCGCCCCCGACGCGCAATTGCACGAACTGTCGCACGCCGCGCACGAATGGGGCTTCTGGATCCTGGTCGCGGTGGTGCTGGCGCATGCCGGCGCCGCCTTCTACCACCACCTGTTCCGACGCGATGCCACGCTGGCGCGGATGTTGCCGCGCGGCTGGCTGCGCCCCAAGTCCTGA